One stretch of Pomacea canaliculata isolate SZHN2017 linkage group LG11, ASM307304v1, whole genome shotgun sequence DNA includes these proteins:
- the LOC112575409 gene encoding uncharacterized protein LOC112575409, whose amino-acid sequence MLYHLLLQTVKTLQSAGVSPGQPHILLYDLEYSKDVEKAVNDLSQAASGGSLYVVADEVGSEYRIKNFPTMCNNLLIRVPRLHLWAASCYHGHAPVGWEVEYLTRPLRSPPAVVREIEQDEMITIDRNVHPYSERGVPDHTDGPPVRRLYHGGHGHSGRLPVDCVTCGREVASLLHSLRVGVTESSTTTSTTLTSTSGGTTPCLQWRDVLVLYWSVVSGQSGVVTGLQEAGIPVRVMKDDIEDVATARSDVVWVTTGHGVRGLERKVVVCLGDPDYDLVRLDHMSRCTSQLVIVSGQLAA is encoded by the exons atgttgtatcacctgttgctgcagacagtaaagacactacagtcagcaggtgtatcacccggtcagcctcacatCCTGCTGTATGACCTTGAGTACagtaaagacgtggagaaggccgtcaacgacttgtcacaggcggcgagcggagggtcgttgtacgtcgtcgctgatgaagtagggagTGAGTAccg aATCAAGAACTTTCCGACTATGTGTAACAATCTGCTGAtacgagttcctcgtctccatctgtgggcggcaagttgttaccatggacACGCACCCGTCGGCTGggaagtggaatatttaaccagaccccttcgctctccaccggccgtcgtcagggaaatCGAGCAGGATGAGATGATCACTATAGACCGTAATGTCCACCcctacagtgagcgaggtgtgcccgaccacacagacggcccgccagtcagacgactgtatcACGGAGGACACGGTCACTCAGGTCGCTTGCCAgttgactgtgtcacgtgcggtcgtgaggtggccagcttgctacacagtctccgtgttggtgttacag agagcagcacaacaacatctacaacattgacgtCTACCAGCGGCGGGAcaacaccctgtctacagtggagagacgtgctggtgttatACTGGAGTGTCGTTAGTGGTCAGTcgggtgtggtcacaggactgcaagaagcgggtatcccagttcgggtgatgaaggatgatatcgaggacgtggccacggcccgcagtgacgtggtgtgggtgacgacTGGACATGgggttcgtggtctggagagaaaagtcgtcgtgtgtctgGGGGACCCTGATTATGATTTAGTTAGACTTGATcacatgtcccgctgtacgtcacaacttgtgattgtctccggACAACTAGCCGCctga
- the LOC112574708 gene encoding uncharacterized protein LOC112574708 — protein MAPQEQAGNDIQAASRRQEDECIQLTLPGEVSHYNETSHKHNGLFIQTPPRQADQDILPPCGLTGDYIQTPPEPTGKYIQTKAHGQAGGCISPTPHEQTSQRIVVQPSVHQPANILDSDVRDDAGKQQVLVCLQEFSERKKEVLVGMSQLTFGHYLGEPVYECCDCSYLSPKTGPKTSSKPTQGSYNVLLIHRFSTIRGVRVERGSTYRHAPDEAGPLYKKHFGTFCEKLLKRVQNLHLWAASCYHGHAPAGWRGEHLTRPLRSPPAVVRVVNRDNIIRKGQSVRRYSERGVPDHTDGPPVKQIRHELYHSCGWPADCVTCGREVASFLHSLRVGVTENVHTIPTTIASTSNRTTPPCLQWRDVLMLIETSFSTINDDIAIVKELREAGIPVRVMKDDDIEDVATARSDVVWVTEDKRVRGLERKVVVCVRSSGNYTTNCLHSVSRCTSQLVIVSRY, from the exons ATGGCACCACAAGAACAGGCCGGTAACGACATCCAAGCGGCATCACGAAGACAGGAAGATGAGTGCATTCAACTGACACTACCTGGAGAAGTAAGTCACTACAATGAgacatcacacaaacataacGGTCTGTTCATTCAGACACCACCAAGACAGGCTGACCAGGATATTCTGCCGCCATGTGGACTGACCGGTGACTACATCCAGACACCACCTGAACCAACAGGTAAATACATCCAGACAAAGGCACATGGACAAGCAGGTGGATGCATCTCTCCCACTCCACATGAGCAGACATCTCAGCGCATTGTCGTTCAGCCTTCAGTCCATCAGCCTGCTAACATTCtagacagtgacgtcagagatgacGCTGGCAAGCAACAAGTCCTCGTCTGTCTGCAGGAGTTTTCTGAACGgaaaaaagaagttttggtTGGGATGAGTCAGCTTACCTTCGGGCACTATCTGGGGGAACCTGTTTACGAGTGCTGCGACTGCAGCTACCTCTCCCCCAAAACGGGTCCTAAGACTTCTTCCAAACCCACACAGGGCTCCTAtaatgtgcttcttattcaccgattTAGTACGATTCGTGGTGTGCGAG TGGAGAGGGGGTCCACCTATCGTCATGCGCCGGATGAAGCGGGTCCTCTCTACAA GAAACACTTTGGGACTTTCTGTGAAAAGCTTCTGAAACGAGTTCAAaatctccatctgtgggcggcaagttgttaccatggacacgcacccgccggctggcgAGGGGAACATTTAACAAGACCCCTCCGGtctccaccggccgtcgtcagggttGTCAATAGAGACAACATTATCAGGAAAGGGCAGTCTGTCAGAaggtacagtgagcgaggtgtgcccgaccacacagacggcccgccagtcaaaCAAATACGTCACGAGTTGTATCACTCATGTGGCTGGCCAgctgactgtgtcacgtgcggtcgtgaggtggccagcttcctacacagtctccgagttggtgttacag AGAATGTTCACACAATACCTACGACCATCGCCTCCACCAGCAACAGGACAACACCGCCgtgcctgcagtggagagacgtgctgatGCTGATTGAAACATCTTTTTCTACAATTAACGACGATATTGCTATTGTGAAGGAACTAagagaagcgggtatcccagtgcgggtgatgaaggatgatgacatcgaggacgtggccacggcccgcagtgacgtggtgtgggtgacagaggataaacgtgttcgtggtctggagagaaaagtcgtcgtctgtgtGCGATCCTCTGGCAACTATACAACTAACTGCCTTCACTCggtgtcccgctgtacgtcccAACTTGTGATTGTCAGCCGCTACTAA